GctgaggccagggcaggaagcCCTTAGAGCTGGCTGGAGGACTCTATTTCTAAGAACCCCCAACAGCTGCCTCCACCACTGCAAGTATCATGAAGCCCCAACCAACCAGCAGGCCCCCTTCCTACCTAGACTCCCTGACCACCTTACTATGCCATGTTATCTGCCCACATGTCCTGTACCAAGGGCACCCCGTCCTGCCTGACATAAATCGGCagctaaaaagcaaaaaagtaacTGCAATTACCAGAGACAGCAGGTCCCTACCAGGAGCTTCCTTGGGAGAAGGAAGTAATGACATGTCCCAGGTTGGGGCTCATCCTCTGACCCCACACGCCTATCAGACCGTCCTACGTTTGTTCTGGAAAATCTGGCCTGCTGATTGAACCCCAAGGCAAGCCAGGTGGCTCACTGGGGCGCGTGGCAGCATTCACATACCTTTTCGTGCCACTGGAGTAACACTGCGCTGCTATTTTCTGTGGGCTTCTCAAAGCCTTTATAAATGTACTTCATTAACAAGTCAACGCCGTTTCTGTCCAGTGACTGCACAGCCTGCTCAATCTCACTGCTCTTGAAGTTTGTGAGCACTTTCAGCACCACGCCCTGGGCTCGCTCCTGCAGACGAAAAAGAGCAAGTGAGGCCCAGAGCTGCGCAGGCACCGCCATGCCATGCCCCACACCAAAGCAAGGACACAGATCACCAGAAACACTGCCCAGTTTCTAATTCGTCCAGGATGGTTAAAATAAGTGGGTTAGAACGTCTTTTGTGGATTTAAATTTCAAAGTATCTTTTATTTATGCCAACAAGTTACTCTACTTATTTTGGGGGAGTAAGTGGTTTACTAGGACAAGTATcaactcagagagagagagagagagagagaagagaaaagagggagagagggagggaggggcagggtctcgctctgttgcctaagctagagtgcagtggtgcaatctcagctcactgcagcctctcccaggctcaagcaatcctcccacctcagttagggctacaggcacatgccaccatgcccagctaatttttttttttattttttaatacagacaaagtctcgctatgttgcccaggctggtctcaaactcctgagctcaagcgatcctcccgcctcccaaagtgctgggattacaggcataaaccatggCACCCAGCCCATCACTATTTTAGATGACACCAATAAGGCCTTATTATACTCCACAATGGTGGTggactattaaaaaataaaaataaaaccaggttGACTCAGCTGCAGCGTCCCTCTTGTGTTCACACCCAGACAGTGTGAGCATCCCTCTTGTGTTCACACCCAGACGGTGTGAGCGTCCCTCTTGTGTTCACACCCAGAAGGGTGGGACCATTCCCCAGAACTCTGTGAAGGTGCAGCCATTGGTGACATCAAGATGCTGTCACAGCTGCCAGAATCCCAGCTGCAGGGAGACCCCTTTCTCTGAACCAAATTCTAGCCTTGGTGATGCAGTAAGCACAATTTAGTTTTTAGAAGGTAGGAAAGCGTACGGGTACTTAAAATCCTCAGGCAGACAAAGCCTATTTAACAGCCTGTGGGAGCATAAGCACCACAGGTGAGCGAATTCATCCATTTTCCTCATCAGCCAGGGCCAGGCTGACTTCTCAGCCTACGAGGCCGTGAGCAGGAGTGAAGGCTTCCGTGGGGAGGTTCTCGTATATAAACGCTGACAGCATTGATGTCAGAGAAGCCTCACCACCTAGGGAGCGCCAGGAGGCTTCCGTGGAAGCCCCGCCCAGTGCCAACTCACTCCCTCTGATGTGGATGAAACGGGCACCGCCCGGAGCCCGGAGGAGCTCACACTCGCACTGGGCAGACACCCACAGCCCTGGTCCCAACAGCACCCAGCAGAGCCGCAGCGCCACCCCTTTACCTTCACAGCTTGATTCTTGGTGTTGACGGGAGAGTTCCGCAAGGCTGCATGGAATGCCCGAAGCATGTCCCCTGTGCATCACCACCAGTTAAGGATAGCTAGGCTCAAGCACGTCCATGCCGTCATGAACAAGCTCACTTCAGAAACAGCTCAGGGAACAGAGTCAGATGGGATCTCATCCATACCACCCACCTTCCACGGCTTCCAGGTGGGCAGAGACTGTTTACAGCCTGCACAGGGAGGCTGCAGGGCACCTCTGCCAACCATGCAAACCCTCCTTCCAACTCCCTCTCTACCTTCCACGTCAAAGCAACTGTCCTGGAGGGGTAACTTGATGTAAAATTGGATTGTGCTCACTTGCACCTGCTTGGTGCTGAGCACTGTATCTCCCCTACTGGATCCTCACAGCACCCGTACATGTGAACTGGAGGTCGTTCTCATCTTCTCATtctaaaaaagcagaaaatgtagGTACAAAGGGAGACCTCCTAACTCTTCATCAATGCTCTTCATCAATTAAACTATTAAGGAAATTAAGATGTGCTAGAACTTCTAAGATCTAGCGGGATCAATGAGGTCCCAACTGTTACCTGGAAAGAGTTTATCAATCTAACAGAAGCTTTTGCCAACAATGAGCCAGTCTCCACCCTTACCCCCCAACCTCAGTTGCAATCCTGACAACACATTCTTCGCTGAGTTCTGAATACCCAGCATGCAAAAGAAAATTACAATCTGGGTTAGGTCCCCAAAGGTGACACCTATTTTAAACTGAATTACATCAGCCAACTTTCATTTCCTCGTATGAAACACTGGCTTCAGCCAAAAAGCTTCAAAAATAGAACAAGGAATGGCTTCTGCCCAATCGGGTCTCTACTCCTCTTCATGCAGTGATACCCACGTGCAGACAGGAAGGGCCTTCGGAGCAGAGCTGAATCTCCTGGCTTCCTCAGTATGAGCTCCATCTTGAGTGAGCTGGGTCTGCGCCATCAGGCAAGCCACTCCCAGCGCTGGTTCCCCAGCTCCCTGCTTGGCTCTGATCCACCTTCCACACTCAAGAGGCAGTCCAGTCCCTCTGGCTTTCAGTTCTGGAGTTCCTTTTCCCCATCCAAACAAGGCCAGCCTGATATCAGCCACTGATAACCTCTACTttgtaactcctttttttttttttttttgagacggagtctcgctctgtcacccaggctggagtgcagtggtgcaatattgcctcactgcaagctccgcctcccaggttcatgccattctcctgcctcagcctcctgagtagctgggacgacaagcgcccgccaccacgcccagctaatttttttttgtatttttagtagagacggggtttcactgtgttagccaggatggtctcgatctcctgacctcgtgatctgtctgcctcggcctccccaaagtgctgggattacaggtgtgagccaccgcgcccagcccttgtAACTCTTTTCTAATGTGGTGTCCCCAAAGCAATAAGCAGGATCCCATAGGCTGAACAGAAAACATAGGCTCACTTGCTCTTCATGTAAACCTGGCACAACTAACAAACGACATCATTCAAATGATGGATGGGGAAGGGCAGGGATAAAACTAGTCCACGGGGGCAAAAAGCTACTGCTGTGGCGTTAACTCAGCACCACGCGTCCAGCAATCACTCGGCCCATTGATGGGTGAGGGCCTTCAGCAGTTGGGAGATGTGGGGCGCAGGGAGGACCTCCCTGAAGTCACCTATCATTCGTGAAGCCGGCTGTCATACTTGGCTGGCTTTAGGCCTTTTCAGAGAACAGGCTGTGGTGCTGGAGGAATCCTGCCCAGCCCTTGATCTCCTCTAGATCTTCCTCAATCACGGCACAACTGACACTGTGGACCCAGGATTCTCTGACGTGGGATCTTAGCTGTGTGTCATAGGCCTCTGCCCACTGGATTCCAGTGGCATCCCCAAGCTGTAACCATCAAAATGTCTCCAGTTtcctgggggtggaggggaagggtGCAAAATCGCTCACAACCACTGCTCTGGACAGAGCCCTGATCCAGAAGTCTAGAAGCTGCTTCACTGAAGGGGAAAGGAGCTCATACTTTTAAATCGCCACAAGGTCTCGGATCCTGTGCCAGGTGCTTTCACACGCCATCTCATTCCAAAAATCCCTGTGACAATaatcattatctcattttaaaggCAAtggaattgaggctcagagaacagAAATTACCTGCGCAAGGTCACAAAACTAAGCTGTCTACACGGCCCTCACACCCAAGCTCCTCCCACAATCCCATGCTGCCGCTCTATCTGCAGACCCGAGCTGCATGTCCAGGACACTTGCTGTGTGCCCAGTGATGCTGATGTTAGCCCATGAGGCTCCCACGGAATCTAGGAAGCCAGCATGGCTGTCCGCCACGTAACAGAAGATGCTGAGTTGTGAAAGGGTATGCGACCTATCCGAGGTCACAGAGCCAGAGCACGATAGTGCGGGGTGTGCGCAGATGCACAGCCGGGTTCCTTCTACTCCATCTGTGTCATCTCCTGCCACGCACACTTCCCTATACAGCCCCAGGACAGGGCCTCTCTctgccctccccaaccccaaTCCATCTatccctctccctgctcccctgTCCTCAATGGTCTAATATAAGTCCGATTCTTGGTACATGATAGAGACTCAATAAATATCAGTTCCATTCTCCTCCACCTGGGCCCCGTATTTGCCAGGGTTTCAGTTACCTTTATCCGTTAACCTCCCTTTCCCCAACCCCAAGTGGAGCACTCTCCATGGTAACAAGGTTTCTGACGCTTCTGACGCTGCCATGAATGGAGAAACGACCATCCCCTGGATGTGCTAAGCCCAGGCCTCTAAGCAGCCTCAAGGAACCTGTCACCAGGCAGGGGAGTCCCAAGACATGACCTTCAACAAGGTTCTGCACCCAGACCAAGGCAGCAGCTGACAGGCTTGATCTCCTCATCTGTTCAATGAGGGTCCTGGGCGAAAGGCCTGACCCTGGAGCCCCTTTCAGCACTGACTGTCCATGAGCTAGGCCCTATACCAGACTACAACCAACCTTCCCTCCTGGGGACCCTTCCCTTGACCCCATTTCATAAGGAGGGTGGATTGGGAGATCCTGATGGGGCAGGAATTACAAGCTTGAATCTCCACTTCGGAAAACACATTCCTGTTCAAATCAAGTCTGAAGGTTTTCGGTTTAAAGGCACACTCAGGAGCACTGCCGGGCTCCCCCTAAAGCAGCAGGCCCCACTTTCCAAGCTGAGTCAACTGGTTCAACACCGAGAACCTGATTTATGTACAGCATGGGCCTCCAACCCTGCCCCCATCCGTGCGGGGGGAGGGGACATGCTTCCTGGAACACCATTTgaataaaaaaaatccttccgGTGAGAATAAGTCAGTTTCCTGCGCTCATACTGCTAAAGGACCAAGCAAGGCTGTGACAATCAcctctatttttaatcttttctaaaTGCTGTTTTCTGTGGCCACAAGAACAGTCATTTCCAGGCGTGGGGCTCCACTTTCACACTTCGCTTCAAGGTGTCTGGTTTTTCTTAGCTCTGAACTACTAGTTTTCTCCGCTGCTTCCTGCACCAGAAGGGTACTGGGGGGAGCCAAGACTCACTTGTTGAGCGTGGCTGAGACCACCAAGGTGTCCAGAGGAACCACAGGGTCCCCCTTTCTCAGCGTTAAGCGGGAGGGTTAGACTGACTGGGGGAAGAGAGGCACAACCTCAGACCCCAGGGCTGAAATACGGCGGCCGCCTCCACTCCCTCCTGGGTTCTGTCTTCCCCACAGCCGTCCACCCACCTATCTTCACGCCATGCAGCAATCGGGCCCCGGAGGACCGCGCCCCAGCCTCCCCGATCACTCGGTTACTCAGATGCGGCTCACCTCCGCCCTGCCGCCGACCCAGCCCCGCCATAGGCCCGATTTCCTGCAAGGGAGGGACGGAGTGCTGGGGCCCCCAGGAAGGGACAGCGTGAGGGGACGAGGAGGCAAGGGGGGAAGAGGGCGCGGGACCTGCGGGGGTGCCGAGGGAGCCCGTCCACCGGCTCCAGGGACCCGCGGGACGGCGCTGCAGAAGGCGGCGCCAGGGCTGGGGACGAGGGACCCAGGGAGACTGGGACTCAAGGGAGCACGGCCCAGGGAAGCCGGGTCGGCAGGGAGCTGGAGGCTGACCTGAGGGGGCCGGGGGTCGGAGACAGGGGAGGCCCGCCCGAAAGGGCCCGAGAaggtgggaaggtgggaaggTGAGAAGGCCGCGCGCAGGCCCGGACGCCGCGTCAGGGAAGGATATTGCCGCAGGAGCCCGTCCACCTCGCTCGGGTCCGGGCCTggctccgccgccgccgccgccgcctcctcctgCTCGTCCACAAATTTGTTCTCGTCAAATTCGTCGATGTCCACCCGGCGGAAGCGCGAGGACAGCGTGTTCCGGGCCATGGCGGGAGCTCGGCGCCCGCTCGGCCGGCTCCGCTCGCGGCCCGACCTCGGCTCTGCTCCGCTCGCACCGGCTCCTGCTCGGGGGCGGGAAGCGGCTGCCCGGCTGCTCCCAGCACCTCCTCCACCGCCTCCGCGCGCAGCCGTCGCCGCCCGCCCACTTCCGGCACCCGCCGGATCCGGAAGCGCCGTCAGGGGCGGGGCGGAGCCTGGCACCTGGAGTGCGGTATGGGATCCCCGCAGCCTCCCCCACCTCAGTGTCTCTTCCGCGGAGTCTCTATTTTGCCACTGAGGATCGGGCGCCCGGCATCTGTGCAGGCCCCGCATCGTGTGTGCCGTAACTGCGCTGGTTCCCCGGCTTTCCCGCGCCTCCGAGGAGCCCCTGGCCTCAGCGGGGCCGGGCGCGGGCTCCCGGGGTGATCCCTGCCCGTACTGGGGAAGGCTGGGCCCCCGGGAGAAGGCTCGCGGCTCTACTTCTCGAGTGCCGGGCAGGCTTCTTGGAGAAGAAACCTTCGAGCTGATGACTGAGGAATGAGTAGGAGTTCCTGTGCCCGGGGAGTGGCGCGGGAGGCGCCTGTGTCTCGGAGCCTTGAACGCCACCACACTTAGTGCGAGGAGGCCGCCTGTACACAGAGGTGACCCTCTTAAAGGAGTAGGGGGCTTTAAATACGTTTAGTGCGATCAGGGGACTGACAAGACGTTGAAGACGTTGTGACTCGAGGGATTCTGCGACCCCACGTGTGTAGCAGTCACCTTGGCCAGGCAGTTGGGGGCGCCAGGAGAGGGAGATGGCCCTGTGGCCACCGTCCTGGCAGGAGAGGCCTGGCTGGAGAGGCACATCTTGACAGAAACCAAATTCTCAGAATCTGAGATGGGGGAAAGCGGTTTAGGGAAGTCAAGGAAGACTCTGAGGCCAGATTTGGTGCCTGGGCTGTTATCCCAGGGGTTCTGTTAATTGATCTTAGCCTTAGGGTAAGTAAAATGGGTCTTTTTATA
This genomic window from Pan paniscus chromosome 11, NHGRI_mPanPan1-v2.0_pri, whole genome shotgun sequence contains:
- the ARPC5L gene encoding actin-related protein 2/3 complex subunit 5-like protein; protein product: MARNTLSSRFRRVDIDEFDENKFVDEQEEAAAAAAEPGPDPSEVDGLLRQGDMLRAFHAALRNSPVNTKNQAVKERAQGVVLKVLTNFKSSEIEQAVQSLDRNGVDLLMKYIYKGFEKPTENSSAVLLQWHEKALAVGGLGSIIRVLTARKTV